From Verrucomicrobiia bacterium, the proteins below share one genomic window:
- the rpe gene encoding ribulose-phosphate 3-epimerase has protein sequence MIIAPSLLAANFGRFASETARIEKAGADWLHLDVMDGHFVPNLSFGPQVVKTIRPFAKTFFDVHLMCSKPEILLEPFHQAGANQINIHVELGEHQVTPLLWKIKSLGIKVGLAINPPTAIGTVQPYLDKIDALLIMTVNPGFGGQEFIHETLPKMQQAYAWRREKNLSYRIGVDGGINFITAAECARVGADTFISGTGVFGQKSLKVAINKMRKIATTSAPADSPWIKR, from the coding sequence ATGATTATTGCGCCCTCTCTTCTGGCTGCAAATTTTGGCCGTTTCGCGAGTGAAACGGCCCGCATCGAAAAGGCCGGCGCCGACTGGCTGCACCTCGACGTGATGGACGGCCACTTCGTCCCGAACCTTTCCTTCGGCCCGCAAGTCGTCAAAACGATTCGTCCTTTCGCCAAAACTTTTTTTGATGTCCACCTGATGTGCTCCAAGCCGGAAATTTTGCTTGAGCCGTTCCATCAAGCCGGCGCCAATCAGATCAATATCCACGTCGAACTCGGCGAACACCAGGTTACGCCGCTGCTTTGGAAAATCAAATCCCTCGGCATCAAGGTCGGGCTCGCCATCAACCCGCCCACCGCCATCGGAACCGTGCAACCATATCTCGATAAGATAGACGCTTTGCTCATCATGACCGTCAACCCCGGATTCGGCGGCCAGGAATTCATCCACGAAACCTTGCCGAAAATGCAGCAAGCCTACGCGTGGCGCCGTGAAAAAAATCTGAGCTATCGCATCGGCGTGGACGGCGGGATTAATTTCATCACCGCCGCTGAATGTGCCCGTGTCGGCGCGGATACCTTCATCAGCGGAACCGGTGTCTTTGGCCAAAAGAGTCTCAAAGTCGCCATCAACAAAATGCGCAAAATCGCCACGACTTCCGCGCCTGCGGACAGCCCTTGGATTAAACGCTAA
- a CDS encoding class II fumarate hydratase, with product MNQNFRTEADSMGEMQVPSDAYYGAQTARAVENFPISNLRFSRQFIKALGLIKKHAAATNAGLGYVPAKIADAVQRAAQEVVEGKWDHQFVVDIFQTGSGTSTNMNTNEVIANRAIEILGGKRGDKSVHPNDHVNCGQSSNDVIPTAIHLATLDAIVHQLIPAMTELHAALDAKAKSFDNILKIGRTHLQDATPIRLGQEFSGYASQVEHGIERVKRLEGNLGELALGGTAVGTGINTHIDFSRKTIEGISHETGLKLREAKNHFEAQASRDTAVEASGALKTVAVAYIKIANDIRLLGSGPRCGIGELKLPATQPGSSIMPGKVNPVMCEMLIQVGAQVIGNDAAIAFGGAFGNFELNVMLPVIAHNLLQAVEILASGSRVFARRCITGLEADIAKCEGNIENSLAMCTSLAPVIGYDKAAKIAKVAYESGKTIRQVALEISGLDKAKLDQLLDARSQTEPGTGAGGSAGG from the coding sequence ATGAATCAAAATTTTAGAACGGAAGCGGACTCGATGGGCGAAATGCAGGTTCCTTCCGATGCCTATTACGGCGCCCAAACCGCCCGCGCCGTTGAAAATTTTCCCATCTCCAATCTCCGTTTCTCGCGCCAATTCATCAAGGCGCTCGGCCTCATCAAAAAACACGCCGCCGCCACGAATGCTGGCCTGGGTTATGTTCCCGCTAAAATCGCCGATGCCGTCCAGCGCGCCGCGCAGGAAGTCGTTGAAGGCAAGTGGGACCATCAATTCGTCGTGGACATTTTCCAGACCGGTTCCGGCACCTCGACGAACATGAACACCAACGAGGTCATCGCCAATCGCGCCATTGAAATCCTCGGTGGCAAACGCGGCGATAAATCCGTCCACCCCAACGACCACGTCAACTGCGGCCAATCCAGCAACGACGTCATCCCCACCGCCATACATCTCGCGACCCTCGATGCCATCGTCCACCAACTCATTCCCGCGATGACTGAGTTGCACGCCGCGCTCGACGCCAAGGCGAAATCCTTCGACAACATTTTGAAAATCGGACGCACGCATTTGCAGGACGCCACGCCAATTCGTCTTGGCCAGGAATTCAGCGGTTACGCCAGCCAGGTCGAACACGGCATCGAACGCGTGAAACGGCTCGAGGGAAATCTTGGCGAACTCGCGCTCGGCGGCACCGCCGTCGGCACCGGCATCAACACGCACATAGATTTCTCGCGCAAAACCATCGAGGGCATCTCCCACGAAACCGGCCTGAAACTGCGCGAGGCCAAAAATCATTTTGAAGCGCAAGCATCTCGCGATACCGCCGTCGAAGCCAGCGGCGCGCTCAAGACGGTTGCCGTTGCTTACATCAAAATCGCCAATGACATCCGCTTGCTCGGCTCCGGCCCGCGTTGCGGCATCGGCGAATTAAAACTTCCCGCCACGCAACCGGGCTCCTCCATCATGCCCGGCAAAGTAAATCCTGTGATGTGCGAAATGCTCATTCAGGTCGGCGCGCAAGTCATTGGCAACGACGCCGCTATCGCATTCGGCGGAGCCTTCGGAAATTTTGAGTTGAACGTAATGCTCCCCGTCATTGCGCATAATCTTTTGCAAGCCGTGGAGATTCTAGCCAGCGGCAGCCGCGTTTTCGCGCGCCGCTGCATCACCGGCCTCGAAGCCGACATCGCGAAGTGCGAAGGCAACATCGAAAACAGCCTCGCCATGTGCACCTCACTCGCCCCCGTCATCGGCTACGACAAAGCCGCCAAGATCGCCAAAGTCGCCTACGAATCCGGCAAAACCATCCGCCAAGTCGCATTGGAAATTTCCGGATTGGATAAAGCGAAACTCGATCAACTCCTCGACGCCCGCAGCCAAACCGAGCCCGGCACCGGCGCCGGCGGCAGCGCAGGCGGTTAA
- the aceE gene encoding pyruvate dehydrogenase (acetyl-transferring), homodimeric type, with translation MQEWFASLEPALEYVLKNQEPLKATRFLDKLVGRLRESGIKVPQVVSTPYINTIPVEQQKPYPGDWKTEVKIKSFIRWNAMAMVVNANAKHDGLGGHISTFASSATLYEVAFNHFFRGRHGDFAGDIVYFQGHASPGVYARAFMEGRLDERHLQNFRQELAEGGGLSSYPHPYLMPDFWQFPTVSMGLGPIMSIYQARFNRYLKARGIISGEEPKVWCFIGDGETDEPETLGSLTLGARENLDNLVWVINCNLQRLDGPVRGNGKIIQELESLFHGAGWNVIKVIWGSDWDELLARDTSGLLLKRMGEVVDGDYQKYSVEPGSYTRKHFFGKYPELLELVNHLSDEQIRKLLRGGHDTRKVYNAYLAAMEHKGAPTVILAKTIKGYGLGEAGEGKNITHQQKKLNEKELREFRTRFGIPLNDEEVVETPFYRPAPDSKEIKYLLERRKKLGGFLPLRSATAPALQVPRLESFTELTKGGSPTTTTGSFGRLLALLLRDKNVGKQIVPIIPDEARTFGLDALFKDIGIYAPKGQLYEPVDKESLLYYNETKNGQILEEGITEAGSMSSFIAAGTAYSTHNVNMIPFYIYYSMFGFQRIGDQMWLAGDIKAKGFLLGATYGRTTLNGEGLQHQDGHSLLTASTIPSLLTYDPAFGFEVAAIIADGLHRMYEKGEDLFYYLTLYNEKYAMPAMPEGCLDGILKGLYKFKPGPEGMKHRAQIFGSGPIINQALRAQTILAEKYGVSADVWSATNYKWLRNDALKARRWNMLHPCETPKKSYIETLLANEKGPFIAVSDNMKMVPDQIAPWVPGGLMTLGTDGFGRSETRANLRRFFEVDAELTVIATLYALAEKGAIERKIVETAIKDLNVAPEKVHAAIL, from the coding sequence ATGCAGGAATGGTTTGCCTCGCTCGAGCCCGCTCTGGAATACGTCCTGAAAAATCAGGAGCCGCTAAAGGCCACCCGTTTTCTCGATAAGCTGGTGGGCCGTCTGCGCGAGTCGGGCATCAAAGTGCCGCAAGTCGTCAGCACGCCGTACATCAACACGATCCCGGTCGAGCAGCAAAAACCCTATCCCGGCGATTGGAAGACCGAAGTCAAGATCAAGAGCTTCATCCGTTGGAATGCGATGGCGATGGTCGTCAACGCGAATGCCAAACACGACGGTCTCGGCGGCCACATTTCCACTTTCGCTTCATCGGCCACCTTATACGAGGTCGCATTCAACCATTTTTTCCGTGGACGCCACGGTGATTTCGCCGGAGACATCGTTTATTTCCAGGGCCACGCTTCGCCCGGCGTTTATGCGCGTGCCTTTATGGAAGGCCGTCTCGATGAACGCCACCTGCAAAATTTCCGCCAGGAACTCGCCGAAGGCGGCGGTCTTTCGTCCTACCCGCATCCTTATTTGATGCCGGATTTCTGGCAATTTCCCACCGTCTCAATGGGTCTCGGCCCGATCATGTCCATCTATCAGGCACGCTTTAACCGCTACCTGAAAGCCCGTGGCATCATTAGTGGCGAAGAGCCCAAAGTCTGGTGCTTCATCGGCGATGGCGAAACCGACGAGCCGGAAACCCTCGGTTCGCTCACCCTCGGCGCGCGCGAAAATCTGGACAATCTCGTTTGGGTCATCAACTGCAATCTCCAGCGTCTCGACGGTCCCGTTCGCGGCAACGGCAAAATCATCCAGGAATTGGAATCGCTCTTCCACGGCGCGGGCTGGAACGTCATCAAAGTTATTTGGGGTTCTGACTGGGACGAATTACTCGCCCGCGATACGAGCGGCTTGCTTTTGAAACGAATGGGTGAAGTAGTGGACGGCGATTACCAAAAATATTCCGTCGAACCCGGCAGTTACACCCGCAAACATTTCTTCGGCAAATATCCCGAGTTGCTCGAACTCGTGAATCATTTGAGCGACGAGCAGATTCGCAAACTGCTGCGCGGCGGCCATGACACGCGGAAAGTTTATAACGCCTATCTCGCCGCGATGGAACACAAGGGCGCGCCGACGGTCATCCTCGCGAAAACCATTAAAGGCTACGGCCTCGGCGAAGCCGGCGAGGGCAAGAACATCACGCATCAGCAAAAAAAGCTGAACGAAAAAGAACTGCGCGAGTTCCGCACGCGTTTTGGCATTCCTTTGAACGACGAAGAAGTCGTCGAAACACCTTTCTATCGTCCCGCTCCCGACAGCAAGGAAATCAAATATCTTTTGGAACGCCGCAAAAAACTTGGCGGCTTCCTGCCCTTGCGTTCGGCGACCGCGCCCGCGTTGCAGGTTCCGCGCCTCGAAAGTTTTACTGAATTGACCAAGGGCGGCAGCCCGACCACGACGACCGGCAGTTTCGGCCGCTTGCTCGCGCTGCTCTTGCGCGACAAAAATGTCGGCAAGCAGATTGTCCCGATCATTCCTGACGAGGCGCGCACATTTGGTCTTGATGCCCTGTTCAAAGACATCGGCATCTACGCGCCCAAGGGCCAGCTTTACGAGCCGGTGGACAAGGAATCGTTGCTCTATTACAACGAAACCAAGAACGGCCAGATCCTCGAGGAAGGCATCACCGAGGCGGGTTCGATGTCATCATTCATCGCGGCGGGCACGGCATATTCCACGCACAACGTGAATATGATTCCGTTCTATATTTATTATTCGATGTTCGGCTTTCAACGCATCGGCGATCAGATGTGGCTTGCGGGCGACATCAAGGCCAAAGGCTTTTTGCTCGGCGCAACTTATGGCCGTACGACGCTCAACGGCGAAGGTCTCCAGCATCAGGACGGCCACAGCCTGCTCACCGCCAGCACGATTCCGAGCCTGCTCACGTACGACCCGGCGTTCGGCTTCGAAGTCGCCGCCATCATCGCCGACGGCTTGCATCGCATGTATGAAAAGGGCGAAGACCTTTTCTATTACCTCACGCTTTACAACGAAAAATATGCCATGCCCGCGATGCCCGAAGGCTGCCTCGATGGCATCCTGAAAGGTCTCTACAAATTTAAACCCGGCCCTGAGGGAATGAAGCATCGCGCGCAAATTTTTGGCAGTGGCCCGATCATCAACCAGGCCCTGCGCGCGCAAACCATTCTCGCGGAAAAATACGGTGTGTCCGCCGACGTATGGAGCGCGACCAATTATAAATGGCTTCGCAACGACGCCTTGAAAGCGCGCCGCTGGAACATGCTGCATCCCTGCGAAACGCCGAAAAAATCGTACATCGAAACGCTGCTCGCCAACGAAAAAGGCCCGTTCATCGCTGTCTCTGACAACATGAAAATGGTGCCCGACCAAATCGCGCCGTGGGTTCCGGGCGGTTTGATGACGCTCGGCACAGACGGTTTTGGCCGCAGCGAAACGCGCGCCAACCTGCGCCGCTTCTTTGAAGTGGACGCCGAGTTGACCGTCATCGCCACTCTCTACGCTCTCGCCGAAAAAGGAGCCATCGAAAGAAAGATTGTCGAAACGGCAATCAAAGACTTAAATGTCGCCCCGGAAAAAGTTCACGCGGCGATTCTCTAA
- the gcvP gene encoding aminomethyl-transferring glycine dehydrogenase: protein MLDTDISVAAQPNVKTNAAADLLAPLDTFARRHIGPDADETAQMLKTLGFGKLDELIEAVVPKQIRLSNPLNLPAARGEQQVLADLKTIASQNQVFRSFIGMGYYNCITPPVIQRNVLENPGWYTQYTPYQAEIAQGRLEALLNFQTMIADLTGLDIANASLLDEATAAAEALHLCHAFAEDRNIFLVSEECHPQTIDVVKTRAKPLGIEVQVGDHRSFQFSDKVFGVLVQYPATYGNIYDYSELVKQAHAVGALVAVAADLLSLAILRPPGEFGADIAIGSAQRFGVPLGFGGPHAAYFATRDAYKRQMPGRIVGVSKDSRGRPALRLSLQTREQHIRREKATSNICTAQALLANMASLYAVYHGAEGIKRIAQRVHLMTEVLAQGLSKLGYEIPMPMCFDTIRIDLGKKTASEIVKLAEAQKINLRVIGANSVGISLDETTTAKDIADLWSVFNGGRAAAFTPAELVSQVTAEYPEDFARTSEYLKNAVFNRHHSETEMLRYLRRLESRDLSLTHSMIPLGSCTMKLNATVEMFPVSWPEFGQLHPFAPLKQTHGYQTLFQQLEDWLSEITGFAGVSLQPNAGSQGEYAGLLVIREYHLDRGDTHRNICLIPQSAHGTNPASAVMAGMEVVAVACDGYGNINVADLKAKAEAHKDNLAALMVTYPSTHGVFEETIKEICEIVHAHGGQVYMDGANMNAQVGLCRPADIGADVCHLNLHKTFCIPHGGGGPGMGPIGVAEHLVPFLPGHAVVNLGGENPIGAISAAPWGSASILPISWVYIAAMGAAGLTEATKVAILNANYIAKKLDSYFPVLYKGYGGLVAHECILDLRHFKSVTVEDVAKRLMDYGFHAPTISFPVPGTMMVEPTESEAKGELDRFCEAMIGIHAEIVAIESGKADSKNNLLKNAPHTADVLASDQWNRPYSREQAGYPAKWLHEQKFWPSVGRIDNVYGDRNLVCSCEGMENYAV, encoded by the coding sequence ATGTTAGATACGGACATATCTGTTGCGGCGCAGCCGAATGTGAAAACAAATGCGGCGGCCGATTTGCTTGCGCCGCTTGATACCTTCGCCCGGCGCCATATCGGCCCGGACGCGGATGAAACTGCGCAGATGCTGAAAACGCTCGGCTTCGGCAAGCTCGATGAACTTATCGAGGCAGTCGTGCCGAAGCAGATTCGCTTGTCCAATCCGCTTAATCTTCCCGCCGCGCGTGGTGAGCAGCAGGTTCTCGCCGATTTGAAAACCATCGCGAGCCAGAATCAGGTTTTTCGTTCGTTCATCGGCATGGGATATTATAATTGCATTACCCCGCCGGTGATTCAGCGCAATGTTTTGGAGAATCCCGGTTGGTACACGCAATACACGCCTTATCAGGCAGAAATTGCACAAGGGCGTTTGGAGGCACTGCTGAATTTCCAGACGATGATCGCCGACCTGACGGGCCTGGACATCGCGAATGCTTCGCTGCTCGACGAAGCGACGGCGGCGGCGGAGGCCTTGCATCTTTGCCATGCGTTCGCCGAGGATCGGAATATTTTTCTCGTGTCGGAAGAATGCCATCCACAGACGATTGACGTAGTCAAGACGCGTGCGAAGCCGCTGGGCATCGAAGTGCAAGTTGGGGATCACCGCTCGTTTCAATTTTCCGATAAAGTTTTTGGCGTGCTGGTACAGTATCCGGCAACTTACGGCAATATTTACGATTATTCGGAATTGGTGAAACAGGCGCACGCAGTAGGGGCGCTGGTGGCGGTGGCGGCGGATTTGTTGAGCCTCGCGATATTGCGTCCTCCGGGGGAATTTGGCGCAGACATCGCCATCGGCAGCGCACAACGGTTTGGCGTGCCGCTGGGTTTCGGCGGCCCGCATGCCGCGTATTTTGCGACGCGCGATGCTTATAAACGGCAGATGCCGGGACGCATCGTGGGTGTATCGAAAGATTCGCGTGGCCGCCCTGCCCTGCGGCTCTCGCTGCAAACGCGCGAGCAACATATCCGCCGCGAAAAAGCGACGAGTAATATATGCACGGCCCAGGCGCTGCTCGCGAACATGGCGTCGCTTTATGCGGTTTATCATGGAGCGGAAGGCATCAAGCGGATTGCACAACGCGTGCATTTGATGACCGAGGTTTTGGCGCAGGGGCTTTCAAAGCTCGGATATGAAATTCCGATGCCGATGTGCTTCGACACGATCCGCATTGATTTGGGAAAGAAGACCGCGAGTGAAATTGTGAAGCTCGCCGAGGCGCAGAAGATTAATTTACGGGTTATCGGTGCGAACAGCGTGGGTATTTCGCTGGACGAAACAACGACGGCGAAAGACATCGCCGATTTGTGGAGCGTATTTAATGGCGGGCGGGCGGCGGCGTTCACACCGGCGGAATTAGTTTCGCAAGTAACGGCGGAATATCCGGAGGATTTTGCGCGGACGAGCGAGTATTTGAAGAATGCGGTGTTCAATCGGCATCACAGCGAGACGGAGATGTTGCGGTATTTGCGGCGGTTGGAATCGCGCGACCTTTCGCTGACGCATTCGATGATTCCGCTAGGTTCCTGCACGATGAAGCTGAATGCAACCGTCGAAATGTTTCCCGTGTCGTGGCCGGAGTTCGGGCAGTTGCATCCATTTGCGCCGCTCAAGCAAACGCACGGTTATCAAACGCTTTTTCAACAGCTTGAAGATTGGTTGTCGGAGATCACGGGATTTGCCGGGGTTTCGCTGCAACCGAATGCGGGTTCGCAGGGCGAATATGCTGGGCTGCTGGTCATTCGCGAATATCATTTGGATCGCGGCGATACGCATCGAAACATTTGCCTGATCCCGCAGTCGGCGCACGGAACCAATCCCGCGAGCGCGGTGATGGCGGGCATGGAAGTCGTGGCGGTGGCGTGTGACGGGTATGGAAATATCAACGTGGCCGACTTGAAGGCGAAGGCGGAGGCGCATAAGGATAATCTGGCGGCGTTGATGGTGACGTATCCTTCGACGCATGGCGTCTTTGAGGAAACGATAAAGGAGATTTGCGAGATCGTTCACGCGCATGGCGGGCAGGTTTATATGGACGGCGCGAACATGAATGCGCAGGTGGGGCTTTGCCGGCCGGCGGACATTGGCGCAGATGTTTGCCATTTGAATTTGCACAAGACGTTTTGCATTCCGCACGGCGGCGGCGGCCCGGGCATGGGACCGATCGGTGTGGCGGAACATTTGGTGCCGTTTTTGCCGGGGCATGCGGTGGTCAACCTGGGCGGGGAAAATCCCATCGGTGCGATTTCGGCGGCGCCGTGGGGCAGTGCGAGCATCCTGCCGATTTCATGGGTCTATATCGCGGCGATGGGCGCGGCGGGTTTGACCGAGGCGACGAAGGTGGCGATCCTCAATGCGAATTATATCGCGAAGAAATTGGATTCGTATTTCCCGGTGCTCTACAAAGGCTACGGCGGTTTGGTGGCGCACGAGTGCATTTTGGATTTGCGGCATTTCAAGAGTGTGACGGTGGAGGATGTCGCGAAGCGGCTGATGGATTATGGCTTTCACGCGCCGACGATTTCTTTTCCCGTGCCGGGCACGATGATGGTCGAGCCGACGGAGAGCGAAGCGAAGGGTGAACTGGATCGTTTTTGCGAGGCGATGATCGGCATCCACGCGGAGATTGTGGCGATCGAATCCGGCAAGGCGGACAGCAAAAATAATTTGCTCAAGAATGCGCCGCACACAGCGGATGTGCTCGCGAGCGACCAATGGAACCGACCTTACTCACGCGAGCAGGCGGGTTATCCCGCGAAGTGGCTGCATGAACAGAAATTTTGGCCTTCAGTCGGGCGCATTGATAATGTTTACGGCGACCGGAATCTGGTGTGTTCGTGTGAGGGGATGGAAAATTACGCGGTCTGA
- a CDS encoding lipoate--protein ligase family protein → MKYIDLSFATPAENLAADEALLEACETGRGGDTLRFWESPQYFVVIGYANHAAREANLEVCRAHGVPILRRCSGGGTVLQGPGCLNYSLILEIKEDGPTHGITATNNFVMQRNQAAIQSLAGKPVRIEGHTDLAIGGLKFSGNAQRRKKHFLIFHGTFLLNFDLALIEKFLKMPSKEPGYRQARKHSEFLMNLNLRTETVREAMREVWGADEKLDTLPMNGVSELAKKYATDEWNLKF, encoded by the coding sequence ATGAAATATATTGATTTGAGCTTCGCGACACCCGCCGAGAATCTCGCCGCGGACGAAGCGCTGCTGGAGGCGTGCGAAACCGGCAGAGGCGGCGACACGCTGCGCTTCTGGGAATCGCCGCAATACTTTGTGGTTATTGGCTATGCGAATCATGCGGCCCGCGAGGCGAATCTCGAAGTGTGCCGCGCGCATGGAGTTCCGATTTTGCGCCGCTGCTCGGGTGGCGGGACGGTGTTGCAAGGGCCGGGGTGTTTGAACTACTCGCTGATTCTGGAAATCAAAGAAGACGGGCCTACTCACGGTATCACCGCGACTAATAACTTTGTGATGCAACGAAATCAGGCGGCGATTCAGTCGCTGGCTGGCAAACCGGTGCGGATTGAGGGACACACGGATTTGGCGATTGGGGGATTGAAATTTTCCGGGAACGCGCAACGGCGGAAGAAGCACTTCCTGATTTTTCACGGGACGTTTTTGTTGAATTTTGATTTGGCGTTGATCGAGAAATTTTTGAAGATGCCGTCGAAGGAGCCGGGGTATCGGCAGGCGAGGAAGCATTCGGAGTTTTTGATGAATTTGAATTTGCGGACAGAGACGGTGAGAGAGGCGATGCGGGAGGTTTGGGGTGCGGATGAGAAATTGGATACTTTGCCGATGAACGGGGTTTCGGAACTGGCAAAAAAGTATGCCACCGATGAATGGAATTTAAAATTTTAG
- a CDS encoding BON domain-containing protein gives MKNFIVGLFVGIVILVAVIWFYSDKNSHAERAKEEIKSAATNTKDFVKDKLYDANLSPDDIKDELSRTGKVVRRKAHEAGSAIADAAADAKITTEIKAKYLRDPDLSAISISVNTTDGHVELSGTASSVENIRKAIQLALNTDGVKEVVSTLQVKS, from the coding sequence ATGAAAAATTTCATTGTCGGATTATTCGTGGGGATCGTCATTTTGGTCGCGGTGATTTGGTTTTATAGCGACAAAAACTCTCATGCGGAACGCGCCAAAGAGGAAATCAAGAGTGCGGCAACTAACACCAAGGACTTCGTAAAGGACAAGCTTTACGACGCTAATTTAAGCCCGGATGATATCAAGGATGAATTGTCGCGCACCGGCAAAGTGGTCCGCCGCAAGGCGCACGAAGCGGGCTCGGCGATTGCGGATGCGGCTGCCGATGCGAAAATCACCACTGAAATCAAAGCGAAATATCTCCGCGATCCCGACCTTTCGGCGATCAGCATTTCCGTGAACACGACGGATGGGCATGTGGAATTGTCCGGCACGGCTTCTTCGGTGGAAAATATCCGCAAAGCGATTCAATTGGCGTTGAACACGGACGGGGTGAAGGAAGTGGTTTCGACGTTGCAGGTTAAGAGTTGA
- a CDS encoding 2-oxo acid dehydrogenase subunit E2: MDVKLPNLGEGADSGTVVSLFVKEGDRIEKDQPLMELENEKAVATIPSTASGVVAKIHVKSGDKISVGARIITVTESAGGSTSAAAPASAPREEKRPAAKPRAAQPVMELPEDDEPIEAAPVAESNGDVAASPSIRRMANDLGIDLTRIRGSARGGRIVLDDVKNYIQKLTRAAQAPKAAVGAPTAEKPAPEKIDFSKWGEISKKPMTSLRKIISRRMVENWNAIPHVTQFDDVDLTTILELRKKYLADYEKQGARLTVTSFVLKGVIAALKKHPIFNASIDEAAEEIVFKEYFHLGIAVDTEAGLIVPVIRDIDKKSLLQISKDLDELAKKARDRKVSPDELKGGTFTISNQGGIGGAHFTPIVNKPEVAILGLGKGAMKAVVRNKAIEARMMLPIGLSYDHRIIDGGEAARFTVDLLQALENFNEADVKNGLSA, encoded by the coding sequence ATGGACGTAAAATTGCCTAATCTGGGTGAAGGTGCCGACAGTGGCACTGTCGTAAGCCTTTTTGTGAAGGAAGGCGACAGGATCGAGAAGGACCAGCCGTTGATGGAATTGGAAAACGAAAAGGCGGTGGCCACCATTCCTTCCACGGCGTCGGGCGTCGTGGCGAAAATTCACGTCAAGAGCGGCGATAAAATCAGCGTCGGCGCGCGCATCATCACCGTCACCGAAAGCGCTGGCGGTTCAACTTCCGCCGCTGCTCCAGCATCTGCGCCCAGGGAAGAAAAACGCCCCGCCGCCAAGCCTCGCGCCGCCCAACCGGTCATGGAATTGCCGGAAGATGATGAACCTATCGAAGCCGCGCCGGTTGCCGAATCCAACGGCGATGTCGCCGCCTCGCCCTCCATTCGCCGCATGGCTAATGACCTGGGCATTGATCTTACCCGCATTCGCGGCAGCGCGCGCGGTGGCCGCATCGTCCTCGACGACGTCAAGAATTACATCCAGAAATTGACGCGCGCCGCTCAGGCTCCCAAGGCTGCGGTTGGCGCGCCTACGGCGGAAAAACCCGCTCCCGAGAAAATTGATTTTTCGAAGTGGGGCGAGATTTCCAAGAAGCCGATGACCAGCCTGCGCAAGATCATCAGCCGCCGCATGGTGGAAAATTGGAATGCGATTCCGCACGTCACGCAGTTCGATGACGTGGACCTCACTACCATTCTGGAACTGCGCAAAAAATATTTAGCGGATTACGAGAAGCAAGGCGCGCGGCTCACAGTGACTTCGTTCGTGTTGAAGGGCGTTATTGCAGCCTTGAAAAAGCATCCCATTTTCAACGCGAGTATTGATGAAGCGGCTGAAGAAATTGTATTCAAGGAATATTTCCATCTCGGCATCGCTGTGGATACCGAAGCCGGCTTGATCGTTCCCGTCATTCGCGACATTGATAAAAAGAGTCTGCTGCAAATCTCGAAAGACCTCGATGAACTGGCCAAGAAAGCGCGTGATCGCAAAGTTTCGCCCGACGAATTGAAGGGCGGCACGTTCACCATTTCCAATCAGGGCGGTATCGGCGGCGCGCATTTCACGCCCATCGTCAACAAGCCCGAAGTCGCCATTCTCGGCCTTGGCAAAGGCGCGATGAAAGCGGTCGTGCGCAACAAAGCCATCGAGGCGCGCATGATGTTGCCGATCGGTTTGTCCTACGATCATCGCATCATAGATGGCGGCGAGGCGGCGCGCTTCACCGTGGATCTGTTGCAGGCTTTGGAAAACTTCAACGAAGCGGACGTCAAGAACGGTTTGTCAGCGTAA